CACTGAAATTTAGTGCTAGTTCATGAAAACCAAAGTTTTCAAATCCATCTATATTTTTTCGCTTAATTCTATGAATTATGTCAATTGCTTTCGCTACTAAATCATCGTTATTAAAGTCAGGATAATAATTATAAAATTTAAGATTTAACCTTGCCATTATTATCCTCTTTTGCGTGCTTTATAACTTTGTATTTCCATATTTATTGATTTTTTTAGATTCTCAAAACCATGTTTTGTTTCTTTCAATTCTTCAATGAATGGACTTTTAGAATAGTAACTATGTTTCATTTTAAAATTACCGATTCCAGTCTTAGTTTGGTTATTGATTTCTTCAACAT
The genomic region above belongs to Mycoplasmopsis bovigenitalium and contains:
- a CDS encoding RNA-binding protein; translation: MNKKGDILFGKIIHICNDGITVQTTKKYVFEIPKKNITDWGWKNLYNDFKLRHKVNFYVEEINNQTKTGIGNFKMKHSYYSKSPFIEELKETKHGFENLKKSINMEIQSYKARKRG